DNA from Aliarcobacter butzleri:
AGTATTTTCTATCTCTTGATTTAGATTTTTTATCTCTTCTAAACCCTCTTGCACTTTTGTTTCAATCTCATCAACAGATAAACCTATATTTTTGTAAACTTTATATTCTAAAATTATTATGAAAGAACCAATTATTAAAAGTAAAAATAAAACACTAAAATATGTATAATTAATAAAATCAGCTGACAATTCTGCTATCTTTTTTTCAATCTCAGAACTATAAATTTTATTTTGATTAATTACATCAAAAACCTTATTTTTTAGTTCATTCTCTTTTTCTTCTATCTGTTTTAATAATACAACTTGATTTCCTAATTTAGAAACTATTTGTTTATACTCATCGATTTCTGGTTGATTATATTCTGCTTGTAATAACTCTATCTTTTCTATCCATTTATTTAAAGTTATTTGATTTTTATATTGATAAAGTGTCTCTTTACTATAATATTTCACGTCACTAAATAATTTGAATAATTTGTAACTTTTTAACTCTTGTATTTTTAAATCAAGCTCTTTTCTTATTTGATTTTCAATAGGATAATTTTTATCAAACTCCTCTTTTAAATCTAACTTTTTATTTTCTAAATCATAAATAATATAAAAGGCATCTTCTATCTCTTTTTCATTTTCATATAAAAGAGTAAGTTTTGTAGAAATAACTTCATCTTTATAAATATCTGGAATAAATAAATCAACAAAATCTTTTTCATCTTTAAGCTTAAATTTCTTTTCAATAGCTTCAAACTTTAATTCATATTTTATAAAAGCTTCTTTTTTAATTTCTAACTCTTTTACGGAAGTTACATTAGTAATATCTTTTAGTAACTCATTCATATTTTCTTGCATTGATACTAAGTTTGTGATTAATTCTTTTGTGAAATTGTTTTCTCTGATTTGATAAATAATTATTGTATTTATAATTCCTATAACTAAAACTATAAATAACATTATCATAAAACTAATTTTTATAATCTTCTTTATGTTCATTTTTATTCATTTCGATAATAAAATAATTTTAATATAATATCAAAACTAATATTTATAACTTCATACTTAATGAATTCAAATACTTTTTTTTGTATAATTCATCCAATTAAGAAAAAGGGTATAAAATGATTCAATTGATAAATAAAAAAGAGAATATTTTTGGAGACAATATTGCATTTGTGGAAAATTGGGATTTTTCAAAAGCAAACTTAAATGAAGAAAATAGAATCTTAGCTATTACTCAAGTTGCTTCAATTTGTTATCAAAATCCAAATGCTTTAGGAAGTGAATCATTATACAACAGACTTGCAGCTGAAAGTAAAGGGCTTCCAAGTTCAAGTTTTGAGTTTGTACCAGTATTACTTGACCCAACAAATGAAAAACATAAAGAGATATTAGCTTTAGAATACTCAAATGTAAAAAAATTTGGTGAACTTATTTGTGATGGAAAATATCTTCTTACAAATTATAGAGCTTTAGTTTATGATTTTGAAAACAATGAAAATGCCTATAG
Protein-coding regions in this window:
- a CDS encoding HD-GYP domain-containing protein codes for the protein MNIKKIIKISFMIMLFIVLVIGIINTIIIYQIRENNFTKELITNLVSMQENMNELLKDITNVTSVKELEIKKEAFIKYELKFEAIEKKFKLKDEKDFVDLFIPDIYKDEVISTKLTLLYENEKEIEDAFYIIYDLENKKLDLKEEFDKNYPIENQIRKELDLKIQELKSYKLFKLFSDVKYYSKETLYQYKNQITLNKWIEKIELLQAEYNQPEIDEYKQIVSKLGNQVVLLKQIEEKENELKNKVFDVINQNKIYSSEIEKKIAELSADFINYTYFSVLFLLLIIGSFIIILEYKVYKNIGLSVDEIETKVQEGLEEIKNLNQEIENTQKEVVFTMGAIGESRSKETGNHVKRVAEYSKLLALYYGLDEKEAELLKQASPMHDIGKVAIPDAILNKPGRFDENEREIMNTHAALGYEMLKHSNRPLLKMAAIVANEHHEKWDGTGYPKGLSGENIHIYGRITALADVFDALGSHRVYKKAWDDERIFNLFKEERGKHFDPKLVDIFFEHLDEFLKIRETFKDKF